The genomic interval TTTGGCAGAAAATAAAAGAAAGATTAAGGGCTATATTCATGACGAGTCTGCAACCGGACAGACGGTTTATCTGGAACCAGAAGAAGTCTTTCAACTCAACAATCAACTTCGAGACTTGGAGTTTGATAAACGAAGAGAGAAAATCAGAATACTAATTGCGGTCACTGCAGAGTTACGGCCCTTTGTTCCGACATTAATATCATATCATAGTTTATTGAGCAAATTGGACTTTGTCCGGGCAAAAGCGTTGTTTGCTATAGATATTGAGGCTACCATGCCGGAATTGCAAAAGGAGGCCTCTCTTCATTTGATCAACGCGCGCCACCCATTGCTTTTTCTGAATTTGAGGAGTGAAGGAAAGACGGTTGTCCCGCTTAATGTAACGATCGATGATGTCCAACGGGTCATTGTCGTGTCTGGTCCGAATGCTGGGGGTAAATCGGTGTGTATGAAAACTATCGGACTGCTCCAAATGATGGTGCAAGCGGGCTTGCTGATCCCGGCTGATTCAAGCTCTAAAGTAGGTGTTTTTAAAAACTTTTTTGCTGATATCGGTGATGATCAGTCAATAGAAAGTGATCTGAGTACTTATAGCGCACATTTGTCGAAAATGCGTTACTTTTTGGAACATAGCACTGCGAAATCCCTAATACTAATTGATGAGTTTGGAGCCGGAACAGATCCTCAATTTGGTGGGCCGATAGCCGAGGCAGTGCTGCAAAATTTAAACAAAAAGAAAGTTCGAGGTGTGGTTACAACGCATTATTCCAACTTGAAATTATTTGCGAATGCAACGGAAGGTCTGGAGAATGCTTCGATGTTGTTTGACAATGCAGCGATGCAACCGCGTTATATCTTGGAAATTGGAAAGCCGGGTAGTTCATATGCTTTTGAGATCGCTTATAAAATAGGATTGCCCCAAGGTGTGTTGCAGGAAGCAAAACAGAAAATAGGTGTACAACAGAAGAAGGTGGATCACCTGTTGGTTGATCTTGAGCGAGAAAAGAAGCAAGTTCACGAGGCTAAAGTAGAGTTGCGGAAGAGGGAAGCTAAGCTTAATCAACTTTTAAAAGAAAACGAGGAGAGGTCTGTATTTCTCGAAGAGAATAAAAAACAGCTTATGAAGCAGGCGAAGTTGGAAGCTCAAGAAGTCTTGAAGAATGCGAACCGACTCGTTGAGAATACCATCGCACAGATTAAAGAATCAAAGGCCGATAAAGAGAAAACGAAGGAGTTACGGAAGGTTTTGGATGCTGAGTTGACTAAGAACCGAACGGCGGTGTCAAAGAAGAAGGCTGTTTTAGTGAACGAAGAGCTGGTTGTTGGTGATTGGGTACGAATTGTGGATACAGGTACAATGGCACAGATTATCGAAATTGCGAAAGATAATTTGATTTTGGCGATTGGTGACCTGCGTTCTGTAGTTAAGAAAAATCGGGTTGAAAAGGTCAGCAAAAAGGAAGTGTCGAAGTCTGTTAAACGTAGTCATGGAACCCAGCTTACTGACAGTCTTGCGAGTTTTAATCCTGAAATTGATGTGCGGGGTATGAGGGCCGAAGCCGCGCTATATGAGATTGAAAAATATCTTGATAAAGCGATTATGATGAGTTTCCCCTCTTTAAAAATTATCCACGGGAAAGGTAATGGTATCCTTAGAAAGATGATCCGTGATTACTTGAGGAAGTATAAAGAGGTTGACCGGTTGGAGGACGAGCATCTGGATAGGGGTGGGGATGGAGTAACCTATGTGTACTTTGTTTAGAGCCGAGCGCTTGTAAAATTGGTTTATTACGAATTTTAGCCTTTGGGACATTTCTTGCAACGTTTTCCTTTCTTGTATTTTTTACAACACTTCTTAAAGTCACAGTTTTGACATTCGAACGGGTATAAACCTTTAGGCTTTCCCCAATCGAAGCCTTTCTCACGTAGTCCATCAATTTCGATCATCATCATCCTGATTAATAGGCGATAGCAAAAGTAGTTTATTATTTAGAATTATTCTAATTGAAATGCTTTAATTTTTGATTTGTCAAAAATTAAATTGTCCGAGTGCCTGTATTTGGGATTTTTTATGTATTTTGTCTGTTGCGATCCGTTTACCAAAATAGACCAAAATGATTAATAAGGTAGTTAAAAATGCTGATGAGGCCATTAAAGATGTTCATGACGGAATGACTCTTATGTTGGGTGGTTTCGGGTTATGTGGTATACCGGAAAATACGATAGCGGCTCTGGTAAGAAAGGATGTCAAAGACTTAACGTGTATTTCGAATAATGCAGGGGTAGATGATTTCGGAATTGGGTTAATGCTCAAGAAAAGACAGCTGAAGAAAATGATTGCCTCTTATGTTGGAGAAAATGTCGAATTTGAACGTCAATTGCTAAGTGGAGAGCTAGATGTTGAACTGATTCCGCAAGGGACATTGGCTACTCGTTGTATGGCAGCAGGATATGGTATGCCAGCGATTTTTACGCCGGCAGGTGTAGGTACGGAAGTGTCCGAAGGAAAAGAAGTTCGAGTTTTTAAAAATAAAGAATATTTGCTGGAAGAGGCATTTGACGCAGATTTTGCGATTGTTAAGGCGTGGAAAGGCGATACAGCAGGAAATTTG from Pedobacter indicus carries:
- a CDS encoding endonuclease MutS2, translating into MIYPDNAAEKLGFIEIKELIKGKCLSIMGREMVDKIQPMNQYGQIDKFLRQAHEFKDILENDAPLPIDHLYPIRKIAEKARIEGAFLSEEELFQMCLSLKTVFSVINYFDERKGVYEALEMLFEHLPIERSIVKRIEAIIDQSGSMKPTASTRLQEIFREIAFAERESRKRMDALLKKAQEAGWTADGGLTVRDGRLCIPILAENKRKIKGYIHDESATGQTVYLEPEEVFQLNNQLRDLEFDKRREKIRILIAVTAELRPFVPTLISYHSLLSKLDFVRAKALFAIDIEATMPELQKEASLHLINARHPLLFLNLRSEGKTVVPLNVTIDDVQRVIVVSGPNAGGKSVCMKTIGLLQMMVQAGLLIPADSSSKVGVFKNFFADIGDDQSIESDLSTYSAHLSKMRYFLEHSTAKSLILIDEFGAGTDPQFGGPIAEAVLQNLNKKKVRGVVTTHYSNLKLFANATEGLENASMLFDNAAMQPRYILEIGKPGSSYAFEIAYKIGLPQGVLQEAKQKIGVQQKKVDHLLVDLEREKKQVHEAKVELRKREAKLNQLLKENEERSVFLEENKKQLMKQAKLEAQEVLKNANRLVENTIAQIKESKADKEKTKELRKVLDAELTKNRTAVSKKKAVLVNEELVVGDWVRIVDTGTMAQIIEIAKDNLILAIGDLRSVVKKNRVEKVSKKEVSKSVKRSHGTQLTDSLASFNPEIDVRGMRAEAALYEIEKYLDKAIMMSFPSLKIIHGKGNGILRKMIRDYLRKYKEVDRLEDEHLDRGGDGVTYVYFV
- a CDS encoding CoA transferase subunit A is translated as MINKVVKNADEAIKDVHDGMTLMLGGFGLCGIPENTIAALVRKDVKDLTCISNNAGVDDFGIGLMLKKRQLKKMIASYVGENVEFERQLLSGELDVELIPQGTLATRCMAAGYGMPAIFTPAGVGTEVSEGKEVRVFKNKEYLLEEAFDADFAIVKAWKGDTAGNLIYRLTARNFNPVMAMAGKTTIAEVEELVPAGELDPDHIHTPGIFVHRIFKGEHFEKRIEQRTLR